The region GctagtttttttcccctgctcaTTGCTCATCCACTAacaactgttgttttttatatacttatgattattattattatagactTTGTGaatgctgcttttgttttcagtaTCTGCCCTGAAGCCGGAGGAGATGCCTGAGGTGCGGATGGAGACTGAAGGCACTGGATATGAAGTGTACCATCAGAAACTGGTATGAACACCGTTAAAATCAAAACCCTGAAAAcacaatacacttttttttttttttttacaaggcatTGATTGGTCTGTGCAGacaaaaagttttatttttgtgtttgaatggcAGGTGTTCTTCGCTGAGGATGTGGGGTCCAATAAAGGTGCCATTATTGGACTTATGGTCGGAGGGGTTGTCATAGCAACTGTCATCGTCATTACCTTGGTTATGCTGAGGAAGAAACAGTATACGTCTATTCACCACGGGGTTATTGAGGTAAAACACCCGTCCAcatattgtttatttgtatatattaacAGTATTTGTGGATCTAATCCTCTTCATCTGGGTTTTGCAGGTGGATGCAGCAGTGACACCAGAGGAGCGCCATCTGGCCAAGATGCAGCAGAACGGCTACGAGAACCCAACCTACAAATTCTTTGAGCAGATTCAGAACTAAGGAACTCcttgtcaacatttttttttccaatgtatCCAAACCCCACTCACACTCTTAAGGTCTGTTACATCCTGGTCCCTTAGTAAGCAAAAGATTTGGGTCATGGAGGTTTGGGACAAAAGTAAATTAAATGGAACCTTCCTAATCCCGGATCCCTTGAATTTACAAAGAAATCCTGTTTGTCTTAAATTTACCTGCAATTGGTCTGACAAGGGTGCCCCGTATCACCTGCACAATCACCGCAAAACATCAGCGTCTGAACACCCTGGCTGTTTTCTAAACCGCCTACTATACTCGTAGTGTGTACTGATTTGGCCCAAATGTTTTGACACAATTCAAAGCGCTAGATCAGAGATCGAAATGACCGATTGCAACGGCAAATGTAACAGAAAATAATCATTCCAAGACCGGAAACCAGCTCTGCTCGGCCTGGCATACTGCAAAATATCCACCGACTGGCAGTCATATACACACTGCTGTTTGACAGTTAGTTTGTAGTAGGCAGTTTTGAAAACAGCCCACTTGAGATTTATATGAAGTAACCACAGTACTGCGCTcgcagtgaagaaaaaaaaaaactaacaagcaAAACATATAAACCCGTTTAAGTTCTggtttcactctttttttcgCTCAAATTGTTTGTTCCATTTTGCTGTTTCTGCTCCTGTCATCCTGCTGCTCCGCTCTCCGATGACAGCTGTACTGTGTTCGATGAGCTGGCAGTGGGAGGAAGGCCACTCAGAGCGCCTCTACGCATGATTCAAACCCACCTgtttcaggtttgtttttcaaaaaaggaaaaaaaagcagaaaaaatatCCATGATCAAAATATGTAAAGTTGAAAAACATTGAATGTTTTGTcgtctgatttttttatgtgtaataTATAAAGACAGAGATTAGCTGTAAGTATATGTAGTGCATGGCAATATTGAAGACAGATACAGTGAACTGTATGTTGAGGTCCTCAGGAGTGGTCCTCCTACTAGATTATTTTAGCAGGATTGTACATTTCTAGTGACTTCTTTGTGACCTTGTgatatgaagaagaaaaagagtatTCAGAATCTGGTCTGCTTTGTTCACACGGACTTGCTTTAACTTCGGCTTACTCTCGGCTTGTTATGCTCATCTCCACGCTTCACTGTTGTGTTAGCTGCATGGGCAAAATGCTCTTTTATGTAATATATGAAGTGAAATAGTATCTGAAAGGAAGATATTTCCGTTACTGTTTGCGTTCTATGCACTCCGTCATTCTGGAAGTCTTGATTATTATCACCAAATATTATTGCTGTCAAGTCCCTGATGTTGCTATACCGctgcattttgtgtttattacaaTGAGAATATAAGTGAAACTATAGAGAAGAGGTTTTCTGAACGTATCATtccagtctctcctgattgtaaatatttagcAGATGGAGATCTGACCTTCAATGGCCCATTTTCCTTGTCAAGCTTcacctcttttttccccccttttgtCTTGTTTATGTGCTCTTTCTGGCTGTGTCAGCAATGTTGTATAATGCAGCACTTATCGGGGCCAACAGAAATTCTTCTAGGAGGCCACATCTACATGCACATTCCTTCACCAAATCTCAtacacatttctatttttctacattttctgtgtatacatgtacagtgtttctgttcGTCCCCGtggtggatttttttctttgcctgcATTTCTTGTCTTGGAAGATTCGCTTGTCCTCGTGAAGATGTGAAGAATGACCATCATCAGTGAGAAAACATCCAGTATAAAGACACACATCccttaaagtcattttaaagccACCTCCTGTAAACATGAATGTGACATGCATAATTTTTGCATTTATACCATAGAAATACAACACATATCACCTCTTTACATCAACACATGTACAGACACAATTGAAGCTCTTAATCAGGTGAATGTTTTCAAATTTGTAATTATGCTCAATCTGGGTATCTTTTGATGCTAGTGTTAAAAGTGTAATTCTTTCATTGATTCAGCTACTTTTCCTCTATGTGtagttaaatgaaacatttgctGAAGAATAAGGAAAATGCTTTCTACACTCACTATACCATGAATAAAATTTTGAATGTACCCACGTTTCttatgtttgtcatttttggaattCTTTATGGTGATGTATAAGGCACTGAAGACATACAGACAGGTGCAGCTCATATAATTATGTGGTGAAAAGTTTTTCTATTCCTGTGATTTATCTcaagtgaaacattttatattGTAGATTCATAAGACATGAAGGGAAATCtttgtaagctttttttttgtttttctttttacagcttttaatataaaaaaatccaGGATATCAAAATGTTAGAATATGACATCTgaccaataaaataaaagatttataatATAGAAATGTCGACCCTTATGAAAAGTATGTTCATTCAATACTTGGTCGGGCTCATTTTGAACAAACAATTGCTTTAATGGGGCGCCGCATAGATGGTGGCATGCCGAGTAGTTATGGAAACCCAGGTTGCTTTGATAGAGGCCTTCAGATTGTCTGTATCGTTGGGTCTGGTGTCTTTCATCTGACTCTTGACAATACCCATACTGGGGTTCAGGTCAGGCGAGTTAGCGAGCACAATTGGGCAGGGGTCAGCAAACTAGTTGCTGGTAGTTTTGGTATTGTGGGCAGGGGTCATGTCCATAAAGCCTTTATATCTCCAGGTAGACTGCTGCGTTGTCTCTGGACTGGAAACAACACAGTAGACAAACACCAGCAGATGACATGGCACCCCAAATCACTGAGTGGAAATTTTACACTAGACTTCTGCCCTGAAGCACAAAGAGAAGCTCTGGATAACCGTCAAGGAAGATAAAAGAGACACCAGACCCAACAACAAACACGAGCTAATTGCTGCTATCAAAGCAACATGGACCTCCATAACACCTCAGCAATGCCACGCCcaaatatttcactttatgtCAAAGGAATCGAGACTGTATGAAAGTTTCactttttgaaataaataacagaaacagTTGTAACTTGTTCATGGTACTCTAATGATATGAGCTACACCTGTATATTTACACTTTTAAAGCTTAAGCAAGGAgactgcattttttaaatgttaagaaAAATTCTTACCACTTTATTCCCCCTAGTGGACAAAAAAGGTCCAACAATTCAgggaaaaaacactaaataaaatacaaaacaggtTCTCTATAAatggaaaatatgaaaatacacTTGTCCTTGCGGCTATCAAAAACATGGTTCCGGTATATACAGTGAAAAACTATCCTAACTTAAGACAAGGAACACATTACACAAAGCTCATAACTTGGGTTTTTTCAGTCACTCATTCAAGCATTCAATCACATGTACACAACAGCGTTGCTCAAAAAATCACACTGGCATTTATCCTTTTGTCCTGAACTCGCCTCTCCTCTTGGTTAGAGTTTAAAGGAaagctatataaaaaaaaaaactgccttagatgaatcaaactgtaAAGACAACAATGTTGTTAATCCACAATGATCAGTCTTGCATTTCTGTGCCCAAAGGTcgcagctgtttttaaaatgaagaaaaaaggaagttgatttgtttttttttccagcagtggTGGAGGACAGTTGGCCTGTGGGAGCTGGAGAGCACTGTAAAGGAACGCCCCCGTTTAACTGTCTTTGTCTAGTGTCGTGGTGGCCAGGGTCACTGTAGTGATGGGCTGACCGATGCCGTGCATCTGCATACGAGCCAGCTTCTTCTGTTCACACTCTGTCACCAGGTTGTTGAGCTCGGCAGCActgtagccaatcagagttCTCAGGTCGCACACAAACTTGTAGACAAAGCGCTTGCCCTGCACCTTGCTGATCATGTCCCCATCGTAGTAATACCTAAACAAGAATGTAGAGGTCAGTATCTGGAATCCTACAGTTTAAGAGTACATGTGATAAAGGATAATATCATGATCCCAACACTACAAATTCAATGTCCTTTGAGAACATGACACACAGAACACCAATGGTTCAAGGGGCAAGGCAATGGTTTTACACATTAactgttataataataataataataataataataataataatagcttaatttatatagcacctttaaaaactaatgtttacaaagtgctgtgacagacaaagcaaatacagcaacacgacaacagaacagagatcaacagagggGCCAAACAGAGAGGGCAGGAATAACATAGATccaacaggcaggtatggagaggcagttcaaTACAACGAAGGAAAAtttgtttaaaatcaaccaggagagaacaaaattaaaattgagggagagtgggacgacatcacatcacaggctgtaaacacagaatgaagataaacaGAAGGGATAAACAGGACATTGGTTATCTCGTCATGTGTGGTACAATTCTGTAAAAGACGACTGAATTGTGAACAGCTGAACAAGCTTTGTTATCCTTTTTTCATCTTCTTGGCCAAATTCAGTTCAAGTTAGTGACAGAAAGCTCACGTTACATGATAAGAGTTTGAAAGACTAGGGGCGCTTTCCAACCACAGAATAATACCATAGAAACCATTTTTACCCAAATGAATGCTAGATAAAATTATAACTttccctttaaaagaaaaagaaagggagacaaaaaaacccaaacaaaccTGAGGGCTCTGCTGAGTTTCTCGTAGTTCATGGTGGGCTTGTTCTTCCGCTGTCCCCATTTCTGCGCCACAAGCTCCGGCTGGTTTAGTTTgaactctccctcctctcccaccCAGGAGATGCAGTCCCTCGCATCCTTGTCTGTCAGGAGCTCCAGAAGGAACTGCCACAACTGGATCTGACCGTTGTTGCCTAGAATCAAAGACAACACAGCATTTACTATGAAacatgagacaaaaaaacagaaacagaaacacagagtcCTTGTGTATAGTGAGATCTACCTGTGCGGTTCCCAGGTGAACTTCGCTCCTCTCCTGAAATTCGGGGAGCTCTGGGGCCACGGTTCTGCTTCAACACCTTTATGGCAGAGGGTGTGCTCACTTGAGCTGGGATTATCTGTACAGCTAGAGTCACAAATGGAAAAGTAGGAGATGAATAGATTATCAATGATCAAATCGACTGAACTGttatagttttattttaactaGATTTTGATTTGCCCCATAACTAGACAAACCCCGTCTACAGCTGAGAGTCCACAATGGCATTATGAGCTACGTAAAGGGTAACATTTTCAAGACCTTTGATcgccttttttatttaaaaaaaaacttacgcTGATCAATGGTGACAGTAGCATCCCCACCAGACTGGTCCTGACTTGCCAACACatctggattaaaaaaaacaacaagaaaaatacaTGATAAGGGAAAATTCAGAATCCAATTCAAGATGACCAGGACATGAGAGCTGTCCCCTTAAAACACCAGTGTAGACTTTTAACAGtgtgtcagaatcagaatcagatttattgtccaggtatgcttacacacacaaggaatttaacttcagtgaactgtgctctcttatgaacaggtacaacattaaatatcaacaataaacataataagaaaagactaatatttacaagactaaacatgaaacagtgcagtggtgaatagtgcaaaaagatgatgaagtaacatgatgagtaaaatgcagttatgtgacagatgggtcaattaagatgtcaaacataaaaacatgtaaatgcaCATGAAATTACATAAAACTTTCACTTCTGAAAAAAGTTCTCTTACATTTTCGGAGGAGCTCCAGGTGACTCCAGAGTATCTCTCCATTAGGCACTTTCTGAAGGAACTCATCCTGGTTGAATGAGCAGAGATCTCGACCTTGGATATGGATGCTGCCAATTTCCATCTCATCAATGTTGAACTCCTTCATTACCCAGACAGCCCAGTGAATCACCTGATCAGCTGTCCATAACACAGgatctgaggagagagagacagagagagaaggaaaacctCATAAACTAACAGCTTTGTTTAATTATCTTCACATTTAGGGTTGTTTTATACACTTTGATATATCTTTATCAAAGTATCACTCACCATATGGTATGCCCAGGCGAACCTGCTCTTTGCGGTAACCTTCCAGGGCTGCAGCCCAGCGTGTAACCTGCTCAGACGTCTCATCTGTCAGGCCAGATCGATCCACAGCGATGAGCTGACCCTCCTCCACCAGAgttccctcctctcctgctgcgTCCGGATCAATCACAACCTCTACGGTTTCTACTGGCTTCACAATttccaaaatgttcaacttctccTCCCCtgaaaatgtgagaaaagaaaaaaacacaaatgagtgCTGTTGATTTGAATACGTGAAACTAGCATTTGGACACTAGCAATACATGTCTGTGTATTTTCTGATATTTGAAGCATCTCATTAGTACCTGGTTTAGTTATTAtctgcaggctgagctgcaCTGTGCCGTCCGTCTTTACTCCCTGGTCAAACAGGCTATGATCGGGATGAAGCTAAAAAGTGGAGCACAACAGAAATTAAAGGTAAAGAAAGAGGGACAACTCAGCATGGTTGTCAGTTAAAGGGATTCATATCAGACCAACATGTACACTTTAGGatccagtttttattttcacaacagAACCATCAAGTTACAAACATAGAACTTGATGTGTTCTAATAATTACCTGAATGTCTTGCAAGCAGATCTCATACGCATCCAGTGACATTTGGATACGGGGCTCTAAAAGCTTCTTCAGATTGCCGATGGGCTCATTGATGTCGATATCTTGTTGAATCAGATCTGAAGCCGTGATGGTCTGCTCCTCAACactaaaggtaaaataaaaataaaataaagcaaactgTAAATGTGCAGATGTAGGCGGGAAAGTCTTCTGTATAAATAAGCAACATTTTTCTTACCCTTCCTCCAAGCAGGCCTGCTTCTCCCGCTCATCAATCTCAATCTCTATCATCTCTTCTGTTTCGCTTTTAGACATCCTGCTTTATGCACGGAGAGCCAGGCTGTGGGGCTGAAATGAAAGAGATGCTTTACTGCAATTCATACAAGTTAGGAACATTTACAttgtctgttattgttttcaaaCATAGCACAATACTTAATACTGtcaatatatttacaaaatagAGTATTAGTGGTATTATATAGAAATAAACCATCAATACAAATTTGTACTTTAACTGATCAattatttatcaaacaaaatCACCCATACGCTTATCCCCACCTCGTGAGTCCCAATTCCTGCCTTTGCCTGTTTTacatctttgtttattttgtatttttaggtTCCAGACTCTTtcaatatacatatatatatattttttttttaaagacacccACTTGGCTATAGAGAACTGTGAGGCGCAATGAATGACATTTTCCGACCATTTAGAGGCCACCTGGAGAATTAACTTGTTGAGCTGCTTCGCTGTAATGATAACTTTGGCAGGGGTTATTCCATTGGGTGTCACAAAATTTTGCTTTTTGCACACTACTTATGTGTAGGGACAAATACCAACACTGACATTTAACATTACATtcatcacaaaataaaataaccacATATTTTTCAAAGTCCAAACGCAACCTCATCAAATGCTGTTCTTTGTTTAATGACTTTTAATGATGAAAGACCAAGACAAAACACActtgtatgcagaaaaaaagttggTCATGTAAAATTGTCTAACAACTTATTTTCGGTAGATCCACTAATTAACTTTTTTTGCAGCTATTCTTTGccaaaaacagtttgaaatagTAATATATATTGACTACAATAGAGTTTCACTATAAAGAGGAGCAACAAGATAACTGACTCAAAGGGAGTGgggtctgtttttttgtattattgtgtaTTCCGAAGTTtagtaaaacaaacaaggacAAAGAAAAGTTCCAAGGAATGGTTTTAAAACGGAAATTGCTTCAGACTTAACTGGCATCAAATATCAGACTGTAAcaggaaatgtgtaaaaatgggGAAGTAGGTTGTGGGATCCAGGATGTGTATATGAACCagcagagagcatctccacccacaaggcccgctaccacaacagctgttttcctgctgctgtgagacTTGCACAGGACATTAAGATGGGAACAAAGTACTTCaccccacacctcacagactaaacGGACAgttgaccacctcacagtgcaattatataatgtgaaaaatatgtgtgcaataacctcaggtgctaAGAGAtgctatactgattagagctctcaagaactgccctcaatgttgtgctttgcctctggtcacttcctgtcagcacctgtgtgtccaatcagactcaaagctgatcgtttgctcttactgacattgttccctttttttctagatccttgcttgtgttgttctcactctctgatgtacgtcgctttggataaaagcatctggtCAGTGAATTGTAGATGTAGAAAGTTAGAGACAAgataacatatttatattttcatttcattgtacagtgttcccctttgttatttttttgtattatatctttgctgataatatctgtctgtccatactgtaatctgttctgcacgttaaatttacaaattatccctgcactcatgttcacttcatttgtctgtctactctccgttatattgaatagtttctgctgataatatgtctacactcatgcactttaacttacgtcaatactgttcatttacaactctgtttttgcacatttacatttaatctttcatatttaagactagtaatgctaaattaaatcctggttgtatatattctcattcttagttttgatatttttagtgcttatttactttgtatttaatattatattgtgtttagatttgctaatattgtgttttttgctcatattgtgtgtttggacaacctgctgctgtaacgccacaatttcccagtttgggatcaataaagtaattctattctattctatacatatttatattttcatttcattgtacagtgttcccttttttttattatatatttgctttaatacagtgtataacttctgtacaatttattttaaatcacttagctgttactacaacttatttatttttactttttttttgtacttttctactcttttttttcttataatactattctattttatatataattttaactttttttttgtagaagctgactcagggagaaactcacaagaattccaatgtacctgtactgtcctgtacaaatggcaataaacatctattctaaaTATCACCTAGAAtataatgtctttattgtcattatacaatcgTACAACAAAATgatttggcttcaccttaaagtgcacacacacacacaagcatccacagctaaaaacaacaaaagaagaaataaaaaacaggaactCTCATTCAGGTAAGATGGGCAATGTTGAtaggagttatttacaggtagtagcataacagaatataaatagatattattttaaatcacttagctgttactacaacttatttatttttactttttttgtacttttctactctttttttcttataatactattctattttatatataattttaactttttttttgtagaagctgactcagggagaaacgcacaagaattccaatgtacctgtactgtcctgtacctgtgcacaTGGCaaaaaacatctattctattctattcagtttaaaaaaagttggtCATGTAAAATTGTCTAACAACTTATTTTCGGTAGATCCactaattaactttttttttttgcagctattCTTTaccaaaaaacagtttgaaatagTAATATATTGACTACAATAGAGTTTCACTATAAAGAGGAGAAACAAGATAACTGACTCAAAGGGAGTggggtctgtttttttattttattttatgtattattgTGTAAGTTTAGTAGAACAAACAAGGTCAAAGAAAAGTTTCAAGGAATGGTTTTAAAACGGAAACTGCTTCAGACTGAACGTGTAAATatcacaaactgtaaaaagaaatgtgtaaatatggGGAAGTAGGTCGTGGGATCCAGGATGTGTATATGAACCAGCAGTGAGGGGTTTCTCTACCATAAAGGCCTTTCAGCCTcgactcctgattggctgcctgGAACAGTTCCCtgactgctaacgttagccaacTCGAGGGGCGAGGCTTCACCCTCTAAAGGCCAAATGGGAGGCCAAAGTAGTAAccaaacataaatacacatcatgcaaacatgttttaaaactgcATAAAACTATGATTAAACCATTAGAGTACACGTGTCGGCTCAGATAAGCTGCTCAATAGCAAAGCAAGTTAGCAACATTTTCCCCAGCGTTTACACTGCGGGCCGAGGCAGCATATCACACAACATGTGCTAAACTACGGTTTAAAtatccaacaaacacacagcggtTCATTACTCGTGCGGATATCTGATAAATCACACTTTTACTCGACGCGtagaaaacttttaaaaacggAAATAGAATAAACGGAAACAAAACAGCATAGGGCAAAATGGAAAGGAGCCGGAAATCCTGGCTAAAGATTTTTACAGCATGGCGAGACTTCCGAGAGCTGCGGCGATAAATAcgacacaagaagaagaaacacggAGCAACTCTAATGCTTataatgtgtcaaaaaaaaacaacgctaGGTGTATCCGAAACTGCATCTACAAACAACAGTAAGGATtaaaagagaatatgtttaatCTGAGGATGTGTACGCACTGTGTTTACGGCTGCAAGCATCTGCTCTGCGTTAGCTTTCCTGTTAGCAACAAGGCTAACGCTGCACTGACataacttcttgtttttgttttacactcAACACGTAACATATTAACCTACCTCCAAAATGAATGGAAAACAACCGTAGCAGCCGTGGCAGCAAGTAAGGGAAGTGAGCTTGTGCTATCtgggtgttgttgtgttttttttttaaaccagcttTAATGTAGGCGGTCTCTTCCCCTCTTGGCTGCAGCAGCTAACTAGCCAGCTAGCAGGTGAGCCACAAAATAGCGGGAAGAGTCAGAGCACGACAAATAGAGCCCACATTTTAGTGCACTTTCTTTGTAACAAGTACATAGATTTCTCAAATAATCCATACCTTTTAAAAGCAGGCCTTGGAAGATGTTGGAATATGTTCAAATATTGTAGATAAGCAGTCAAAATTGACACGAACAGTCGAATCCTATCATTCAAGTTTTTTGTTGGTCAGCTAGACATTTCGCGGAGGGGGCGGAGCCTAACTGGTGGAACAGCAGCGAGAGTAAACTCATGTGGAAAACATTCAGAGTGATGTTTCCACATATTGAATACTGTATAACCACATGGTCACTTTCTGCTGGCACAACACTTCAACCAATAcaatctcttttaaaaaaaggccttttTCCATTTCCGTTTCACCATTGCACTGTTTTTAGATAAACATCATTTACtacattttcataattttgttcattttttatttatttattagcacacatataagaatacatcaaaataggattaacaaaaacatacaaggtgtgtcaggagaggtcaagaagccaacaggctGAGGAGggacctcacctcttaagagacaaataaatcaactgagcaaatcgaattacacaatttcaaaaaacaaaattagatataaacacatatacagtaacctatacacgtattcatacacacacacttagacacatacatacaatagaaagactgagaatgttaaccctctatcagctaaatgaaacagacattaatctattaaaaatggagtgaatgatggaaaaagaagaaaacaatatattttatatatgcaAACGTTTGACCTCATGGATTAAATGTGAAGacagtttccttttaaaaatctctgtaGACGAAGAGCCGTTAACGTGTCTTTTGGAATTCCATATTTGTACCCCACGATgcat is a window of Labrus mixtus chromosome 13, fLabMix1.1, whole genome shotgun sequence DNA encoding:
- the gabpa gene encoding GA-binding protein alpha chain, giving the protein MSKSETEEMIEIEIDEREKQACLEEGVEEQTITASDLIQQDIDINEPIGNLKKLLEPRIQMSLDAYEICLQDIQLHPDHSLFDQGVKTDGTVQLSLQIITKPGEEKLNILEIVKPVETVEVVIDPDAAGEEGTLVEEGQLIAVDRSGLTDETSEQVTRWAAALEGYRKEQVRLGIPYDPVLWTADQVIHWAVWVMKEFNIDEMEIGSIHIQGRDLCSFNQDEFLQKVPNGEILWSHLELLRKYVLASQDQSGGDATVTIDQPVQIIPAQVSTPSAIKVLKQNRGPRAPRISGEERSSPGNRTGNNGQIQLWQFLLELLTDKDARDCISWVGEEGEFKLNQPELVAQKWGQRKNKPTMNYEKLSRALRYYYDGDMISKVQGKRFVYKFVCDLRTLIGYSAAELNNLVTECEQKKLARMQMHGIGQPITTVTLATTTLDKDS